A single genomic interval of Prionailurus viverrinus isolate Anna chromosome A2, UM_Priviv_1.0, whole genome shotgun sequence harbors:
- the PRKCD gene encoding protein kinase C delta type codes for MAPFLRIAFTSYELGSLQAADEASQPFCAVKMKEALSTERGKTLVQKKPTMYPEWKSTFDAHIYEGRVIQIVLMRAAEEPMSEVTVGVSVLAERCKKNNGKAEFWLDLQPQAKVLMSVQYFLEDIDCKQSMRGEDEAKFPTMNRRGAIKQAKIHYIKNHEFIATFFRQPTFCSVCKDFVWGLNKQGYKCRQCNAAIHKKCIDKIIGRCTGTAANSRDTIFQKERFNIDMPHRFKVYNYMSPTFCDHCGSLLWGLVKQGLKCEDCGMNVHHKCQKKVANLCGINQKLLAEALNQVSQRPFRKSETEPVGIYQNFEKKPEISGEIVPDNGTYGKIWEGSTRCNIENFTFHKVLGKGSFGKVLLAELKGRKEFFAVKALKKDVVLIDDDVECTMVEKRVLALAWENPFLTHLFCTFQTKDHLFFVMEFLNGGDLMYHIQDKGRFELYRATFYAAEIVCGLQFLHNKGIIYRDLKLDNVMLDQDGHIKIADFGMCKENIFGEKQASTFCGTPDYIAPEILQGLKYSFSVDWWSFGVLLYEMLIGQSPFHGDDEDELFESIRVDTPHYPRWITKESKDILEKLLERDTTKRLGVTGNIKIHPFFKTINWTLLEKRAVEPPFKPKVKSPGDYSNFDQEFLNEKARLSYTDKNLIDSMDQTAFAGFSFVNPKFERLLEK; via the exons ATGGCACCGTTCCTGCGTATCGCCTTCACCTCCTATGAGCTCGGCTCCCTGCAGGCTGCGGACGAGGCCAGCCAGCCCTTCTGTGCCGTGAAGATGAAGGAGGCACTTAGCACAG AGCGCGGGAAGACACTGGTGCAGAAGAAGCCCACCATGTATCCCGAGTGGAAGTCCACGTTCGATGCCCACATCTACGAGGGCCGCGTCATCCAGATTGTGCTGATGCGAGCAGCCGAAGAGCCGATGTCTGAGGTGACAGTGGGTGTGTCGGTACTGGCCGAGCGCTGCAAGAAGAACAACGGCAAGGCCGAGTTCTGG CTGGACCTGCAACCCCAGGCCAAGGTGTTGATGTCTGTGCAGTATTTCCTGGAAGACATAG ATTGCAAACAGTCTATGCGGGGTGAAGACGAGGCCAAGTTCCCAACAATGAACCGCCGTGGAGCCATCAAGCAGGCCAAGATCCACTACATCAAGAACCATGAGTTTATTGCCACCTTCTTCAGACAGCCCACCTTCTGTTCTGTATGCAAAGACTTTGTTTG GGGTCTCAACAAGCAAGGCTACAAATGCAGGC AATGCAACGCTGCCATCCACAAGAAATGCATCGACAAGATCATCGGCCGGTGCACCGGCACCGCAGCCAACAGCCGGGATACCATA TTCCAGAAAGAACGTTTCAACATCGACATGCCGCACCGATTCAAGGTTTACAACTACATGAGCCCCACCTTCTGTGACCACTGTGGCAGCCTGCTGTGGGGGCTGGTGAAGCAGGGACTAAAATGTGAAG ACTGTGGCATGAATGTGCACCATAAGTGCCAGAAGAAGGTGGCCAACCTCTGTGGCATTAACCAGAAGCTCTTGGCTGAGGCGTTGAACCAAGTGAGCCAG AGACCCTTCCGGAAGTCAGAAACAGAGCCTGTTGGGATCTACCAGAATTTTGAGAAGAAGCCAGAAATCTCTGGAGAAATTGTCCCAG ACAATGGGACCTACGGCAAGATCTGGGAGGGCAGCACCAGGTGCAACATTGAGAACTTCACCTTCCACAAGGTCCTGGGCAAAGGCAGCTTTGGGAAG GTGCTGCTTGCAGAGCTGAAGGGCAGGAAGGAGTTCTTTGCGGTCAAGGCCCTCAAGAAGGACGTGGTTCTGATCGATGATGATGTGGAGTGCACCATGGTGGAGAAGCGGGTGCTGGCACTCGCCTGGGAGAATCCCTTTCTCACCCACCTCTTCTGTACATTTCAGACCAAG GACCACTTGTTCTTCGTGATGGAGTTCCTCAACGGGGGGGACCTGATGTACCACATCCAGGACAAAGGCCGCTTCGAGCTCTACCGTGCTAC GTTTTATGCAGCCGAGATCGTCTGTGGACTACAGTTTCTACACAACAAAGGGATCATTTACAG GGACCTCAAGCTGGACAACGTGATGCTGGACCAGGATGGCCACATCAAGATCGCCGACTTTGGGATGTGCAAGGAGAACATCTTCGGGGAGAAACAGGCCAGCACCTTCTGTGGCACCCCTGACTATATCGCCCCCGAA ATCCTGCAGGGCCTTAAGTACTCATTCTCCGTGGATTGGTGGTCCTTTGGAGTCCTTCTCTATGAGATGCTCATTGGTCAGTCCCCCTTCCATGGTGACGATGAGGACGAACTGTTTGAGTCCATCCGTGTGGACACACCACATTATCCCCGCTGGATCACCAAGGAGTCCAAGGATATTCTGGAGAAG CTGCTTGAAAGGGATACAACCAAGAGGCTGGGAGTGACAGGGAACATCAAAATCCACCCCTTCTTCAAGACCATCAACTGGACTCTTCTGGAGAAACGAGCCGTGGAACCGCCCTTCAAGCCCAAAGTG AAGTCCCCTGGAGACTACAGCAACTTTGACCAGGAGTTCCTGAACGAGAAGGCACGCCTCTCCTACACCGACAAGAACCTCATCGACTCCATGGACCAAACTGCATTTGCTGGCTTCTCCTTCGTGAACCCCAAATTTGAGAGACTCCTGGAAAAGTGA